The following coding sequences lie in one Betaproteobacteria bacterium genomic window:
- a CDS encoding glucokinase, whose product GVRGVLGAGTGLGMVFMVWTGKSYQVVPSEGGKVDFAPINEIQNRLWGYLRHRRERVGYETVLSGRGMERIYAFLSEADTIRIRTAGGGTQEASLPAAEITSRALEGSDPRAVSAINLFLEIYGAVAGNFALTLLSRGGLYVAGGIAPRLAALFAQSAFMDAFCAKGKFAELMRTIPVHVVMSPDVGLRGAVAIAVEAASA is encoded by the coding sequence CGGCGTGCGCGGCGTGCTCGGCGCCGGCACCGGGCTCGGCATGGTCTTCATGGTCTGGACCGGCAAGAGCTATCAGGTCGTGCCCTCCGAAGGGGGCAAGGTGGATTTCGCGCCGATCAACGAAATACAGAACCGGCTGTGGGGCTATCTGCGCCATCGCCGGGAGCGGGTCGGCTACGAGACGGTGCTCTCCGGGCGCGGCATGGAGCGCATCTACGCGTTCCTGAGCGAAGCCGATACGATACGCATCCGAACCGCAGGCGGCGGCACGCAGGAAGCTTCGCTGCCCGCAGCCGAGATCACGTCGCGCGCGCTCGAAGGCAGCGATCCACGGGCGGTGTCGGCCATAAACCTGTTTCTCGAAATCTACGGTGCGGTTGCGGGCAATTTCGCGCTCACGCTGCTCTCCCGGGGCGGACTCTATGTCGCCGGCGGCATCGCGCCGCGGCTCGCCGCGTTGTTCGCGCAGAGCGCCTTCATGGATGCGTTCTGCGCCAAGGGCAAATTCGCCGAGCTGATGCGAACCATCCCCGTCCACGTCGTCATGTCCCCCGATGTGGGCCTGCGCGGCGCGGTCGCCATCGCCGTCGAGGCCGCTTCGGCCTGA